Proteins from one Pseudomonas bijieensis genomic window:
- a CDS encoding dermonecrotic toxin domain-containing protein, giving the protein MTQPPTITNATPYANPRDAVLNQLFAGPTYPEVAAILLRDALKKLYPALNLDPHTTVVGEPNWDIVDGEIVERQTRYETLSDMLAGLANEGEPILLIEGLHFLTQLPLTTPDVHLPVRIDQIGNLINELVPTMLTACQEQQLAYWNASVGESGPRWHDLSSTLRRAWDVRQIRGWTATECEMAIHLFRYPDRQGRKDNNRFDTHAYLIDVDGVNDDEVTRLNENSIVVLIGKIDSQEVILKYSTLNGYEKFGSQHALGQSLPAHLDSRGYRTIRWRLYEPDGNIFDHKACGLIAEQIKIIGASGAKIRAPYEPGQPPASGQDLDNDPIEAWFKKQVPHWLQAASTSDQILFAQHMKNLSILTSIHSGRTYLDGIPSIKDYALDALKKQMQSEHTDASSLDLEHIQIEIRSPVVWGSFVVPGRIDTTRFSLVELALQNLIAMPVGNKTVTSLGDDTLPKWLTVEYVEDLITTVDIGRVYPELIRQKLLDDPEESSLREGLYTAQLRIQLPMLALECKIRGQGNLDERGYRYIAALMEPEEADRKVDGKTIVLRKLAFVPELQVGNSEDVVTNMFIIGPQDSDAGPCLLYRPMLEPQLSQYPSFSNLLYTIKQTPSLRQSVLAWLPDGVRDDYGRFVFPDLLPSPWSIVAFVAAPLTSLANSGPVSLSDKTLGVDFLPQLFKANADALVELANRQSVSNSENRWETFKQAGWLIFNLALPYLGVTAGTAVWLWQMLDDIDKLTQNNEMLDRPAKWEVFADLLLNLSLALITHTLDHARETKRGRRVEAQEVISELESLLKPQHELAIQELATLTSKALPAEHYENIRSSGALMSRSRESMTLLDPFSVKEPEAAGDPLADGPLKGLYEHHGERYAKISGKWFKVGLKEEQVSIVDGKDPTRTGPLLMGDRNGEWHIDTRLRKSGPSSKTVRQKVIADAQHRRVELLTELNRFEAKKPQSQKLLTMESRRMDEASGPARETLRDAYVGALKTQRERYEEALKVLIEWPVFQSRPDYPRTRLGYLNAQVDFTFAEMEALQERFSPAMSKAKSMITSRIRVLEQQHIAAAESMVSVGDDMIERLDYVETRFSQLKEIGREGFEFVRQHRKKMPLYTGDDLRLIKLDMFRHLCLSLESVESVPEAWEAFNHVADSATVAFQSLRDAIDERSRIRLDEQIDAFGSLAEQFMAIDEHLSYLGSEYKDSVRAPQLARLHKGIGTVVKRALRHLASALDERSNQRTAGSPYEQRPRPRKTFIRARFWGLVSGEPRLSKMMEETDWVDVKNPFTGEIIVTFHRKETGEWIPHMRPDAEPAAVPALAISVTKGTDLINGLDTFKAQFDLATKQPGQTPAGIGMILNAHASRMEKVSAAIQKALDQTNGVASNETTELPEAQRQSAERLRTQLTTQSKALYELGFETLLNVIKQRPPTMSGIIWLKSRNQISITKQKSRQRIKKAPYGYLDRYEIKDRKTNRTLWFADFRYTTNWVPAHAFVSARLKTIEQAAQEITTESTELFSQRQLIDHYRSEIATDQAREVFFQKKHT; this is encoded by the coding sequence ATGACACAACCCCCAACGATCACAAACGCCACGCCCTATGCCAACCCCAGGGACGCGGTACTCAACCAGTTGTTTGCGGGCCCCACCTATCCAGAGGTCGCCGCCATACTCCTGCGCGATGCCCTCAAGAAGCTGTACCCCGCGCTGAACCTCGATCCCCACACCACCGTGGTCGGCGAGCCGAACTGGGACATTGTCGACGGCGAAATCGTGGAGCGTCAGACCCGCTATGAAACCCTCAGCGACATGCTGGCGGGGCTCGCGAACGAAGGAGAACCCATTCTGCTGATCGAAGGGCTGCACTTTCTGACCCAACTGCCGCTCACAACCCCCGACGTGCATTTGCCGGTGCGCATCGACCAGATTGGCAACCTGATCAACGAGCTGGTACCCACCATGTTGACGGCCTGCCAGGAACAACAACTGGCGTACTGGAATGCTTCAGTCGGCGAATCCGGCCCACGCTGGCATGATCTCTCCAGTACATTGCGCAGAGCCTGGGACGTCAGGCAGATCAGGGGCTGGACCGCGACTGAATGCGAAATGGCCATACACCTGTTCCGCTACCCCGATCGCCAGGGCCGCAAGGACAACAACCGTTTTGACACCCACGCTTATCTGATCGACGTCGACGGCGTTAACGACGATGAAGTGACACGTTTGAATGAAAACTCGATCGTGGTGCTGATCGGCAAAATCGACAGCCAGGAGGTCATCCTCAAGTACTCGACGCTCAACGGCTACGAGAAGTTCGGCTCGCAACACGCACTGGGGCAGTCGCTCCCAGCTCATCTGGATTCGCGCGGATACAGGACCATCCGATGGCGGCTCTATGAGCCCGACGGCAACATCTTCGACCATAAGGCCTGTGGGTTGATCGCCGAGCAAATCAAGATCATCGGCGCCTCCGGCGCGAAAATCAGGGCACCCTACGAGCCCGGACAACCGCCTGCCAGCGGCCAGGACCTGGACAACGACCCGATCGAGGCCTGGTTCAAGAAGCAGGTGCCCCACTGGTTGCAGGCTGCCTCGACATCCGACCAGATCCTGTTCGCCCAGCACATGAAGAACCTGTCGATATTGACCAGTATCCACTCCGGCAGAACCTACCTGGACGGCATTCCCTCCATCAAGGACTATGCGTTGGATGCTCTGAAAAAGCAGATGCAATCGGAACACACCGACGCGTCGAGCCTCGACCTGGAACACATCCAGATCGAGATAAGGAGCCCCGTTGTCTGGGGGAGTTTCGTCGTTCCCGGCAGGATCGACACCACCCGGTTCAGCCTGGTTGAGCTGGCGCTGCAAAACCTGATTGCAATGCCCGTGGGCAACAAAACCGTCACATCGCTCGGTGACGACACGTTACCCAAGTGGCTGACTGTCGAGTACGTCGAAGATCTCATCACCACCGTCGATATCGGTCGGGTTTACCCTGAGCTGATCAGGCAAAAGCTGCTCGACGATCCCGAAGAATCATCGCTGCGCGAAGGTTTGTACACCGCCCAGTTACGCATTCAGCTGCCGATGCTGGCGCTGGAATGCAAGATCCGTGGGCAAGGCAATCTGGACGAAAGGGGCTACCGCTACATCGCGGCACTGATGGAGCCCGAAGAAGCCGATCGCAAGGTGGACGGCAAAACCATCGTCCTGCGCAAACTGGCCTTCGTACCCGAGCTGCAGGTGGGCAACTCGGAAGACGTCGTGACCAATATGTTCATCATCGGCCCCCAGGACTCGGACGCCGGCCCTTGCCTGCTCTATCGACCGATGCTGGAACCGCAATTGAGCCAATACCCGTCGTTCAGCAACCTTTTGTATACGATCAAGCAAACACCTTCCTTACGCCAATCGGTGCTGGCGTGGCTGCCCGATGGGGTCCGTGACGATTACGGCCGATTTGTTTTCCCGGACCTCCTGCCATCCCCCTGGAGCATCGTAGCGTTCGTGGCGGCCCCTTTGACGTCATTGGCCAATAGCGGCCCCGTCAGTTTGAGCGACAAGACCCTGGGGGTGGATTTCCTGCCACAGTTGTTCAAGGCCAATGCCGATGCCCTGGTCGAGTTGGCCAACCGTCAATCGGTCTCCAACAGCGAAAATCGTTGGGAGACTTTTAAACAGGCCGGTTGGCTGATTTTCAACCTGGCATTGCCTTATTTGGGGGTCACCGCGGGCACCGCGGTCTGGCTCTGGCAAATGCTGGACGATATCGACAAGTTGACGCAAAACAACGAAATGCTCGATCGCCCGGCCAAGTGGGAAGTGTTCGCGGACCTGCTGCTGAATCTCTCACTGGCGCTCATTACCCACACCCTGGACCATGCCAGGGAAACCAAGCGTGGCCGCCGGGTGGAAGCACAGGAGGTGATAAGCGAACTGGAGAGCCTGCTCAAACCCCAACATGAACTGGCTATACAAGAGCTCGCTACGCTCACGAGCAAAGCCCTGCCGGCCGAGCATTACGAGAACATTCGCTCCAGTGGCGCCTTGATGAGCCGGTCGAGAGAAAGTATGACGCTCCTTGACCCATTCAGCGTCAAAGAGCCCGAAGCGGCAGGAGATCCCCTCGCCGACGGCCCGCTCAAAGGGCTCTACGAGCACCATGGGGAGCGGTACGCAAAAATCTCAGGCAAATGGTTCAAGGTGGGCCTGAAGGAAGAGCAGGTCTCTATCGTCGATGGGAAAGATCCCACACGTACCGGCCCCCTCCTCATGGGTGACCGCAATGGCGAATGGCACATCGATACTCGCCTGCGTAAGAGTGGCCCCAGCTCCAAGACTGTCAGGCAAAAAGTCATTGCTGACGCGCAACATCGCCGGGTTGAACTGCTGACTGAACTGAACCGGTTTGAAGCCAAGAAACCGCAGAGCCAGAAACTGCTGACCATGGAATCGAGACGGATGGACGAGGCCTCGGGCCCTGCCAGGGAGACCCTGCGCGATGCGTATGTCGGTGCGTTGAAAACCCAGCGCGAGCGCTACGAAGAGGCGTTGAAGGTGCTGATCGAATGGCCCGTCTTCCAGTCGAGACCCGACTACCCCCGTACCAGGCTCGGCTATCTGAACGCGCAGGTAGACTTCACCTTCGCCGAGATGGAAGCACTGCAAGAACGCTTTAGCCCGGCCATGAGCAAAGCCAAAAGCATGATCACCTCCAGGATCCGGGTATTGGAGCAACAGCACATTGCGGCGGCCGAAAGTATGGTCAGCGTCGGCGACGACATGATTGAACGCCTGGACTACGTCGAGACGCGCTTCTCCCAACTCAAGGAGATCGGGCGCGAGGGCTTCGAATTTGTTCGACAGCACCGTAAAAAGATGCCGCTCTACACAGGCGACGACCTTCGCCTGATCAAGCTGGACATGTTCCGTCACCTCTGCCTTTCACTTGAAAGCGTCGAGTCAGTGCCCGAAGCCTGGGAAGCATTCAACCATGTCGCTGACAGTGCCACAGTGGCTTTCCAAAGCCTGCGCGATGCGATCGATGAGCGAAGCAGAATCCGCCTGGACGAGCAGATCGATGCCTTTGGCAGCCTGGCCGAACAGTTCATGGCCATCGATGAACACCTCAGCTACCTGGGTAGCGAATACAAAGACAGCGTCCGCGCGCCACAACTGGCACGCCTGCACAAGGGCATCGGCACGGTCGTAAAGCGCGCCTTGCGTCATCTGGCATCCGCCCTCGATGAAAGAAGCAACCAGCGAACCGCAGGCTCTCCTTACGAGCAACGCCCCAGGCCTCGAAAAACCTTTATCAGGGCGCGTTTCTGGGGGTTGGTCAGTGGTGAACCCCGACTATCGAAAATGATGGAAGAAACGGATTGGGTCGATGTGAAGAACCCGTTCACGGGGGAGATCATCGTCACGTTCCATCGCAAGGAAACCGGCGAATGGATACCTCACATGAGGCCCGACGCCGAGCCGGCCGCAGTGCCTGCGCTGGCTATCAGCGTCACGAAGGGCACCGACCTGATCAACGGATTGGACACGTTCAAGGCACAGTTCGATCTCGCCACAAAACAGCCGGGACAGACACCCGCGGGTATCGGGATGATCCTCAACGCCCACGCGAGCCGGATGGAGAAAGTCAGCGCTGCCATTCAAAAGGCGCTCGATCAGACCAATGGGGTTGCTTCAAACGAAACGACGGAGCTTCCTGAAG